A stretch of the Xylocopa sonorina isolate GNS202 chromosome 12, iyXylSono1_principal, whole genome shotgun sequence genome encodes the following:
- the Galene gene encoding potassium two pore domain channel subfamily K member galene isoform X1, whose product MPRSRPETFELVVEPEKPSKCIGFLRFLWKFFRCVFSHVSLVSLVVLYCLIGAYAFEALEAAHEKEIKKSIKDIRGNVAEQLWKITKEVEVLIRENWTDKALRELKSFENNLVWMMEKEGWDGSEGEDDIQWTFAGALFYSIVVITTIGYGHIAPKTKNGKVVTIFYAIVGIPLMLLCLSNIGDIMASSFRFLYWRVCCYICTKPPRKRRTRSHFTRSYSTRQPGRYARSRPGFRRSIRTSERSADSALGLSESLPRSSYIDADYRYNPRRYEEGEQRRGRLSYPPQGNPSFGFKSSTVSRYSDLPVTRSTRASPRMTTQSLDRKLVMRTPNDYDRSSVLCNRYALDELEDELRRWQASAGNKADDTSKSQQEVEPRNIAENGEKQVPLVTRSLPRRCLSVDDASNDYRTNLEPPLRPSSIYLEIENSRRSQISRAKRYRSNYPVEARSYRRETLSSDMMSQTGFSTQRQAYLDDFESDYEYYGNEDQERQPIKPVPIWLCVFLVVSYIFGGAFLFSAWEHWPFLDSAYFCFITLTTIGFGDYVPAYKLDAHKGIAVCSLYLLFGIALLAMSFNLVQEEVINNVKNVAKRLGIIKESDDEEDADDYDAYDVEYNDEVDNELEGYALDTPRRHSMARNVRGISVT is encoded by the exons ATGCCACGCTCGCGACCGGAAACGTTCGAGCTGGTGGTCGAGCCCGAGAAGCCCTCCAAGTGCATCGGGTTCTTGCGTTTCCTCTGGAAGTTCTTCAGATGCGTTTTCTCCCACGTGTCGTTGGTCTCTTTGGTCGTGCTGTACTGCTTGATCGGCGCGTACGCGTTCGAGGCCCTCGAAGCAGCCCACGAGAAGGAG ATAAAGAAAAGCATCAAAGACATCCGAGGCAACGTCGCGGAGCAGCTATGGAAGATCACCAAGGAGGTGGAGGTCCTGATTCGCGAAAATTGGACGGACAAGGCGTTACGTGAATTAAAG AGCTTCGAGAACAACCTCGTGTGGATGATGGAAAAGGAGGGCTGGGATGGCAGCGAAGGTGAGGACGACATCCAGTGGACCTTTGCTGGTGCACTATTTTATTCCATCGTGGTCATCACCACCATTG GGTACGGCCACATCGCCCCAAAGACGAAGAATGGAAAAGTGGTGACCATATTCTATGCCATCGTGGGGATTCCTCTGATGTTGCTCTGCCTCTCGAACATCGGTGACATTATGGCGTCGAGTTTCAG ATTTTTGTATTGGCGGGTCTGCTGTTACATTTGCACGAAACCACCAAGAAAGAGGCGAACGCGATCGCATTTCACCAGATCGTACTCCACGCGACAACCAGG ACGATACGCCAGGAGCAGACCTGGCTTCCGGCGGTCCATCAGGACTAGCGAAAGGTCTGCAGACTCTGCGTTGGGCTTGTCTGAAAGCCTCCCCAGGTCGTCGTACATTGACGCGGATTACAG ATACAACCCACGTCGATACGAGGAGGGCGAGCAGAGACGCGGAAGGCTCTCTTATCCACCCCAGGGGAACCCAAGTTTTGGATTCAAGTCGTCGACGGTGTCCAGATACTCGGATCTTCCTGTAACGAGGTCGACCAGAG CCAGCCCGAGGATGACCACGCAATCGTTGGACAGGAAGCTGGTGATGCGCACGCCGAACGACTATGACCGTTCCTCGGTTTTGTGCAACAGATACGCGTTGGACGAACTGGAGGACGAGCTAAGAAGATGGCAGGCTTCCGCCGGAAACAAAG CGGATGATACGAGTAAATCACAACAGGAAGTGGAACCAAGGAACATAGCTGAGAATGGCGAGAAGCAAGTTCCGTTAGTGACCAGATCGTTGCCCAGAAGATGCTTGTCCGTGGACGACGCGAGCAACGATTACAGGACGAACCTGGAACCACCTCTGCGACCGTCTTCGATCTACTTGGAAATAGAAAACTCGAGGAGGTCTCAGATCTCGAGGGCCAAACGTTACAGAAGTAATTATCCTGTTG AAGCTCGATCTTACAGACGAGAGACGCTATCGTCGGACATGATGTCCCAAACAGGATTCTCCACGCAAAGACAAGCATACTTGGACGACTTTGAGTCCGATTACGAGTATTATGGCAACGAGGATCAAGAAAGACAGCCTATAAAGCCGGTACCAATATGGCTGTGCGTGTTCCTGGTGGTCAGCTACATTTTTGGCGGCGCCTTCCTGTTCAGCGCCTGGGAGCACTGGCCTTTTCTCGATTCTGCTTATTTCTGCTTTATCACACTCACTACTATCG gattcgGCGACTACGTACCGGCGTACAAGTTGGACGCGCACAAAGGGATCGCGGTTTGCTCGTTGTACTTGTTATTTGGAATTGCTTTGCTGGCGATGAGCTTTAATCTGGTGCAAGAGGAGGTCATCAACAATGTGAAGAACGTCGCGAAGAGGCTCGGGATCATCAAAGAGAGTGACGACGAGGAAGATGCCGACGACTACGACGCGTACGACGTCGAATACAACGACGAGGTCGACAACGAGCTCGAGGGCTACGCCCTCGATACCCCTCGACGTCACTCGATGGCTAGAAACGTTCGCGGAATTTCCGTCACGTAG
- the LOC143429739 gene encoding TWiK family of potassium channels protein 18, producing the protein MEGDRASYSTSSRNWQRGSYRGRSGRRRKRRRKTWGERIADWTRTLIAFLFSNVGIVCLVVGYTIAGAFLFTHIEGRNNLDIVGDVIRLRNVTAATLWELTSTENVFSERIWKAKVRAVLENYQKKVVTAIKNGYDGAEENKRWSFAGAFLYSLTVITTIGYGNICPKTKWGKVVTIVYAIIGLPLFLLYLSNIGDILAKSFKWTYARCCLCKCRRRPLEMAPRERKHDDGVDIRRNHWQMGDADDIDSFTVDKEISMGTDEVKDSEKNDEDEDEDSSSYDPQRVTVPLTLCVGIMVGYIWGGAILFSEWEDWNMLDGSYFCFVSLSTIGFGDIVPGDKIYAAQGLDLSFIFCSMYLMLGMALIAMCFNLMQEEVIAKVRSVVRTIKYIFRCDR; encoded by the exons ATGGAGGGGGATCGTGCATCGTACTCGACGTCCAGCAGGAACTGGCAGCGTGGAAGTTATCGGGGACGTAGCGGAAGGCGAAGAAAACGGAGGCGGAAGACGTGGGGCGAGAGGATCGCGGACTGGACCAGGACCCTGATAGCCTTCCTCTTCAGTAATGTCGGTATAGTATGCCTGGTGGTCGGATATACCATAGCGGGCGCCTTCCTCTTCACCCACATCGAGGGCAGAAACAACTTGGATATCGTGGGGGACGTGATCAGGCTGAGAAACGTGACAGCTGCCACCCTCTGGGAACTTACGTCCACG GAGAACGTGTTCTCCGAGAGGATCTGGAAAGCGAAAGTAAGGGCGGTCCTCGAGAACTATCAGAAGAAAGTGGTAACAGCTATAAAGAACGGGTACGACGGCGCCGAGGAGAACAAAAGATGGAGCTTTGCTGGAGCGTTCCTCTATTCTCTCACGGTAATCACCACGATCG GTTACGGAAACATTTGTCCAAAGACGAAATGGGGCAAAGTGGTGACCATAGTGTACGCCATAATAGGCCTGCCGCTTTTCTTGCTCTATCTGAGCAACATCGGCGACATCCTCGCGAAGAGCTTCAAATGGACCTACGCTCGGTGCTGTCTGTGCAA GTGCCGCAGAAGACCATTGGAGATGGCACCTAGAGAAAGGAAACACGATGATGGCGTCGATATAAGGAGAAATCATTGGCAA ATGGGCGACGCGGATGACATCGACTCGTTCACCGTGGACAAGGAAATCTCGATGGGAACCGACGAGGTGAAAGACTCTGAGAAaaacgacgaggacgaggacgaggacagTAGTAGCTACGATCCGCAACGCGTCACGGTGCCCCTGACACTCTGCGTTGGCATAATGGTCGG GTACATTTGGGGCGGCGCCATCCTGTTCTCCGAATGGGAGGACTGGAACATGCTGGATGGTTCTTATTTCTGCTTCGTCTCACTGTCGACCATAGGTTTCGGCGACATCGTGCCTGGTGACAAAATCTACGCGGCCCAGGGCCTCGATTTATCCTTCATCTTCTGCTCCATGTACCTGATGCTCG
- the Galene gene encoding potassium two pore domain channel subfamily K member galene isoform X2 produces MPRSRPETFELVVEPEKPSKCIGFLRFLWKFFRCVFSHVSLVSLVVLYCLIGAYAFEALEAAHEKEIKKSIKDIRGNVAEQLWKITKEVEVLIRENWTDKALRELKSFENNLVWMMEKEGWDGSEGEDDIQWTFAGALFYSIVVITTIGYGHIAPKTKNGKVVTIFYAIVGIPLMLLCLSNIGDIMASSFRFLYWRVCCYICTKPPRKRRTRSHFTRSYSTRQPGRYARSRPGFRRSIRTSERSADSALGLSESLPRSSYIDADYRYNPRRYEEGEQRRGRLSYPPQGNPSFGFKSSTVSRYSDLPVTRSTRASPRMTTQSLDRKLVMRTPNDYDRSSVLCNRYALDELEDELRRWQASAGNKADDTSKSQQEVEPRNIAENGEKQVPLVTRSLPRRCLSVDDASNDYRTNLEPPLRPSSIYLEIENSRRSQISRAKRYRSNYPVARSYRRETLSSDMMSQTGFSTQRQAYLDDFESDYEYYGNEDQERQPIKPVPIWLCVFLVVSYIFGGAFLFSAWEHWPFLDSAYFCFITLTTIGFGDYVPAYKLDAHKGIAVCSLYLLFGIALLAMSFNLVQEEVINNVKNVAKRLGIIKESDDEEDADDYDAYDVEYNDEVDNELEGYALDTPRRHSMARNVRGISVT; encoded by the exons ATGCCACGCTCGCGACCGGAAACGTTCGAGCTGGTGGTCGAGCCCGAGAAGCCCTCCAAGTGCATCGGGTTCTTGCGTTTCCTCTGGAAGTTCTTCAGATGCGTTTTCTCCCACGTGTCGTTGGTCTCTTTGGTCGTGCTGTACTGCTTGATCGGCGCGTACGCGTTCGAGGCCCTCGAAGCAGCCCACGAGAAGGAG ATAAAGAAAAGCATCAAAGACATCCGAGGCAACGTCGCGGAGCAGCTATGGAAGATCACCAAGGAGGTGGAGGTCCTGATTCGCGAAAATTGGACGGACAAGGCGTTACGTGAATTAAAG AGCTTCGAGAACAACCTCGTGTGGATGATGGAAAAGGAGGGCTGGGATGGCAGCGAAGGTGAGGACGACATCCAGTGGACCTTTGCTGGTGCACTATTTTATTCCATCGTGGTCATCACCACCATTG GGTACGGCCACATCGCCCCAAAGACGAAGAATGGAAAAGTGGTGACCATATTCTATGCCATCGTGGGGATTCCTCTGATGTTGCTCTGCCTCTCGAACATCGGTGACATTATGGCGTCGAGTTTCAG ATTTTTGTATTGGCGGGTCTGCTGTTACATTTGCACGAAACCACCAAGAAAGAGGCGAACGCGATCGCATTTCACCAGATCGTACTCCACGCGACAACCAGG ACGATACGCCAGGAGCAGACCTGGCTTCCGGCGGTCCATCAGGACTAGCGAAAGGTCTGCAGACTCTGCGTTGGGCTTGTCTGAAAGCCTCCCCAGGTCGTCGTACATTGACGCGGATTACAG ATACAACCCACGTCGATACGAGGAGGGCGAGCAGAGACGCGGAAGGCTCTCTTATCCACCCCAGGGGAACCCAAGTTTTGGATTCAAGTCGTCGACGGTGTCCAGATACTCGGATCTTCCTGTAACGAGGTCGACCAGAG CCAGCCCGAGGATGACCACGCAATCGTTGGACAGGAAGCTGGTGATGCGCACGCCGAACGACTATGACCGTTCCTCGGTTTTGTGCAACAGATACGCGTTGGACGAACTGGAGGACGAGCTAAGAAGATGGCAGGCTTCCGCCGGAAACAAAG CGGATGATACGAGTAAATCACAACAGGAAGTGGAACCAAGGAACATAGCTGAGAATGGCGAGAAGCAAGTTCCGTTAGTGACCAGATCGTTGCCCAGAAGATGCTTGTCCGTGGACGACGCGAGCAACGATTACAGGACGAACCTGGAACCACCTCTGCGACCGTCTTCGATCTACTTGGAAATAGAAAACTCGAGGAGGTCTCAGATCTCGAGGGCCAAACGTTACAGAAGTAATTATCCTGTTG CTCGATCTTACAGACGAGAGACGCTATCGTCGGACATGATGTCCCAAACAGGATTCTCCACGCAAAGACAAGCATACTTGGACGACTTTGAGTCCGATTACGAGTATTATGGCAACGAGGATCAAGAAAGACAGCCTATAAAGCCGGTACCAATATGGCTGTGCGTGTTCCTGGTGGTCAGCTACATTTTTGGCGGCGCCTTCCTGTTCAGCGCCTGGGAGCACTGGCCTTTTCTCGATTCTGCTTATTTCTGCTTTATCACACTCACTACTATCG gattcgGCGACTACGTACCGGCGTACAAGTTGGACGCGCACAAAGGGATCGCGGTTTGCTCGTTGTACTTGTTATTTGGAATTGCTTTGCTGGCGATGAGCTTTAATCTGGTGCAAGAGGAGGTCATCAACAATGTGAAGAACGTCGCGAAGAGGCTCGGGATCATCAAAGAGAGTGACGACGAGGAAGATGCCGACGACTACGACGCGTACGACGTCGAATACAACGACGAGGTCGACAACGAGCTCGAGGGCTACGCCCTCGATACCCCTCGACGTCACTCGATGGCTAGAAACGTTCGCGGAATTTCCGTCACGTAG
- the LOC143429849 gene encoding uncharacterized protein LOC143429849 yields MLQNCSGGGSRCARRALVFVFAWGLVMIAAVQFRHVENSFRESPTAEESSSEMLIEDVYRRREIMNNRGSSSLGLSRYLLQRSSADSSFSNSGGSSLLTTLTTMSNTPTKNPLELEPLLDKRPAKTEEELIQEIEQRLPSLPLAYWSKTSKYSGGQSKAKGNDSCSSLKYPSIYDIEFNNVYWQTMRTSNGTFQLFGAFYDRRKLSRIGPAIRIVGMIDRIEPTVKTHCQLWYDGEREPKVVETLEYKYIWYPKWGNYKQGIYQPYVIACKIPQSHWLKGPPASVSMVEKPCDTPSNNLRVIYNKPEHKKDFAVCVKGLDFLHEDLSVRLVEWIELITLLGADKIFFYQLQVHPNVTKVLDYYQSLGKVHVTPLTLPGGQPNVPAFQHMYLTKKTNHKRQNELIPYNDCLYKHMYEYEYIALLDVDEVIMPVKDGTWQDLMKRVLKKAFKIRNETRASYNVRNVYFLDDLLHSHGYFKDIPKYMHMLQHVYRSKNFTKPNQYIKCFHNPERVVTLHNHFPLACLGAGCTSYPIETEDAQLQHYRADCVKSLKKTCVEYRENSVLDTTIWRYKDRLVERVTRTLETLGFFGPS; encoded by the exons ATGTTGCAGAACTGCAGCGGCGGTGGGTCCAGATGCGCCAGGCGTGCCCTGGTCTTCGTCTTCGCCTGGGGCCTGGTGATGATCGCGGCGGTGCAGTTCCGCCACGTGGAGAACAGCTTCAGGGAGTCGCCGACCGCCGAGGAGTCCAGCAGCGAGATGCTGATCGAGGACGTCTATCGTAGACGAGAGATAATGAACAACCGTGGCTCGTCCAGCCTTGGCCTCTCCAGGTACCTCTTGCAGAGGTCCTCAGCGGACTCGAGTTTCTCCAATTCCGGTGGCTCGAGCCTCCTGACAACGTTGACCACCATGTCGAACACTCCCACGAAGAACCCGTTGGAGTTGGAGCCGCTGTTGGACAAAAGGCCAGCGAAAACGGAGGAGGAACTGATCCAGGAGATAGAACAGAGGCTACCCAGCCTGCCTCTGGCTTATTGGAGCAAGACCAGCAAGTACTCCGGTGGCCAGAGCAAGGCCAAGGGCAACGACAGCTGTTCCAGCCTCAAATATCCCTCTATCTACGATATAGAGTTCAATAACGTATACTGGCAAACGATGAGGACGAGCAATGGCACCTTCCAACTGTTCGGCGCGTTTTACGACCGTCGCAAGCTCTCCAGAATTGGACCAGCCATCAGGATCGTTGGGATGATCGACAGGATCGAGCCCACCGTGAAGACCCACTGTCAATTGTGGTACGACGGAGAAAGGGAGCCGAAAGTGGTCGAGACCCTCGAGTACAAGTACATCTGGTACCCGAAATGGGGTAACTACAAACAGGGTATTTATCAGCCTTACGTGATCGCCTGTAAAATTCCTCAGTCTCATTGGTTGAAGGGGCCACCAGCCTCGGTGTCAATGGTGGAGAAACCCTGCGACACCCCCAGCAATAACCTCAGAGTGATATACAATAAGCCTGAGCACAAGAAGGACTTCGCGGTTTGCGTGAAGGGGTTGGACTTTCTCCATGAAGATCTGTCCGTCAGATTGGTCGAGTGGATCGAGTTGATCACGTTGCTAGGCGCGGACAAGATCTTCTTCTATCAGCTCCAGGTTCATCCGAACGTCACCAAGGTTCTGGACTATTATCAGTCGCTGGGCAAGGTACACGTGACGCCACTGACTCTGCCTGGCGGGCAGCCCAACGTGCCCGCCTTTCAGCACATGTACTTGACCAAGAAGACCAACCACAAGAGGCAGAACGAGCTGATCCCGTACAACGACTGCCTGTACAAGCACATGTACGAGTACGAGTACATCGCTCTGTTAGACGTCGACGAAGTGATCATGCCTGTCAAGGACGGCACGTGGCAGGACCTGATGAAGAGGGTCCTGAAGAAGGCGTTCAAGATTAGGAACGAGACCAGAGCATCGTACAATGTGAGGAACGTGTACTTCTTGGACGATCTGCTGCACTCGCATGGATACTTCAAGGATATACCAAA ATACATGCACATGCTGCAGCACGTCTACCGTTCGAAGAACTTCACCAAGCCCAATCAATACATCAAGTGCTTCCACAATCCGGAGAGGGTGGTCACCTTGCACAATCACTTCCCGCTGGCCTGTCTGGGCGCCGGATGCACCAGTTATCCCATAGAGACGGAGGACGCCCAGCTGCAGCACTATCGTGCCGATTGCGTCAAGTCGTTGAAGAAGACCTGCGTCGAGTACAGGGAGAACAGCGTGTTGGACACCACGATATGGCGGTACAAGGACCGACTAGTCGAAAGGGTCACCAGGACGTTGGAAACCCTCGGTTTTTTTGGACCAAGCTAG
- the LOC143429918 gene encoding uncharacterized protein LOC143429918, which yields MSVLVLLWCTVVAVVTAEEDGWVWKDGDDAKITKPSSRYLVNESPEDFDNERPLIGFRPQNTGPYGPNSRPIVPASYPGNKGVLVGPGGPTGIIKRPPYVESIDEGAANGGFLPSWMKDDPRYREYDTCRCRYSFNCPSAGLKFGSCSKDKKYCCFNSRKYPALVSGQYGETGSYPAYPGIPNKNGPETFGRPPNYYGNRRPNAGFIAGNRYPGNYNFPGENSNPYQRPYGNPYEQNNDYNDYDLYSRSLKRNQTEDTSADEKA from the exons ATGTCCGTTCTGGTGCTACTCTGGTGCACCGTCGTGGCTGTGGTAACCGCTGAAGAGGATGGATGGGTGTGGAAGGACGGAGACGACGCGAAGATTACAAAACCGAG TTCTAGGTACCTGGTGAACGAGAGCCCCGAAGATTTCGACAACGAGAGACCTTTGATAGGATTTAGACCACAAAATACGGGACCGTACGGTCCTAACAGTAGACCCATTGTGCCGGCATCGTATCCTGGCAACAAAGGAGTTCTTGTCGGTCCTGGCGGGCCGACCGGCATTATAAAAAG ACCTCCCTATGTGGAAAGTATCGACGAAGGCGCGGCGAACGGAGGCTTTCTGCCCTCTTGGATGAAGGACGATCCTCGATATCGGGAATACGACACTTGCAGATGTAGATACAGCTTCAATTGTCCCTCCGCTGGATTGAAATTC GGATCCTGTTCGAAGGACAAGAAGTATTGCTGTTTCAACAGCAGGAAGTATCCAGCGTTGGTTTCTGGACAGTATGGCGAAACAGGATCGTATCCAGCATATCCA GGTATCCCAAATAAGAACGGGCCAGAAACGTTTGGACGCCCACCCAATTACTATGGCAATCGAAGGCCAAACGCAGGATTCATCGCTGGCAACAGATACCCTGGAAATTATAATTTTCCAGGGGAGAATTCGAACCCCTACCAACGACCCTATGGAAATCCATACGAGCAGAATAACGACTACAACGACTACGATCTTTACAGCCGGTCGTTGAAGAGAAATCAGACGGAGGACACGAGCGCGGATGAGAAAGCTTAA